A genomic stretch from Telmatocola sphagniphila includes:
- a CDS encoding FKBP-type peptidyl-prolyl cis-trans isomerase, with protein MSSKKIVNSVPFRFRPSVEALEDRRVLSSNVAAQVFDGVLYVLGDSQSNQFQIASYGGTDATITALNSNTTINGTSSVTVSGIRKGYHIVDGGGDNAIVLKGLNAQDTIMLMTGDGNNSVQLLGVSANEGAVIAVGAGNNTITLTDTTINQMFSLVTGNGNNYMALAGNDFGGEVLIHGGSGSNSYGSVGNNFEQGYLVNSFGPGSPPSSTTPVTPPSNVAPTVVLSTTTGNPTLLSPITYTATFSQPVTGFSASGITATNGTVTNFTAVNSTTYTFGVIPTADGVVSVSVATGAAQNSSGIGNTSASTSIQSLRTAQGISSTMPAANSSSFQALGTDGLKIWDVSVGSGAAVNANTTSVSVFYTGWLVSNGTVFDSSLTSGSPAVFSPSGLIQGFKEGLQGMQLGGIRFMYLPAAIAYGSTGSGTSIPPNSDLIFEVKLIATN; from the coding sequence ATGAGTTCTAAGAAAATTGTCAATTCCGTCCCGTTCCGCTTTCGCCCGAGCGTGGAAGCTCTCGAAGACCGTCGGGTACTTTCGAGCAACGTCGCCGCACAGGTTTTCGACGGCGTCCTCTACGTTCTGGGGGATTCGCAATCGAACCAATTCCAGATCGCGAGCTACGGGGGCACCGACGCCACGATTACCGCTCTGAACTCCAATACGACCATCAACGGCACCAGCTCCGTAACGGTGTCGGGCATTCGCAAGGGCTATCACATCGTCGACGGCGGCGGCGATAATGCGATCGTCCTCAAGGGCCTGAACGCTCAAGACACGATCATGCTGATGACCGGCGATGGTAACAACTCGGTTCAATTGCTGGGTGTCTCGGCCAATGAAGGAGCCGTGATCGCCGTCGGGGCGGGCAACAACACGATTACTTTGACCGATACCACGATCAACCAGATGTTCTCCCTGGTAACTGGTAACGGCAACAACTACATGGCCCTGGCCGGGAATGACTTCGGCGGCGAAGTCCTGATCCACGGCGGTAGCGGCAGCAACAGCTACGGCAGTGTCGGCAATAATTTCGAACAAGGCTATCTGGTGAACAGCTTCGGTCCGGGTTCCCCACCTTCGTCGACCACGCCTGTCACGCCGCCGAGTAACGTTGCCCCGACGGTGGTACTCTCTACCACGACCGGTAACCCAACCCTGCTCTCGCCAATCACCTACACCGCAACGTTCTCGCAACCGGTCACCGGATTTAGCGCTTCGGGCATCACGGCCACCAATGGCACGGTCACGAATTTCACCGCCGTGAACTCGACCACCTATACCTTCGGTGTCATCCCGACGGCCGATGGTGTGGTTTCGGTATCGGTGGCGACGGGCGCCGCTCAGAACAGCTCGGGGATCGGCAATACTTCGGCTTCAACCTCGATCCAGTCGCTGCGAACCGCGCAGGGCATTTCCAGCACCATGCCAGCCGCCAACTCCTCGAGCTTCCAAGCTTTGGGTACCGACGGCCTGAAGATTTGGGATGTCTCCGTGGGCTCGGGCGCTGCGGTGAACGCGAACACGACTTCGGTCTCGGTCTTCTACACCGGCTGGCTGGTCAGCAATGGAACGGTATTCGATTCCTCGCTCACCAGTGGTTCACCGGCTGTGTTCAGCCCTTCCGGGTTGATTCAGGGCTTCAAGGAAGGTCTGCAAGGCATGCAACTGGGCGGCATCCGCTTCATGTATCTGCCGGCCGCCATCGCTTACGGTTCGACCGGTTCGGGAACTTCGATTCCTCCGAATTCGGACCTCATCTTCGAAGTCAAGCTCATCGCGACCAATTGA
- a CDS encoding BlaI/MecI/CopY family transcriptional regulator: MARTARDVTDAELAILELLWANGPCSVRQLAEIQQQAGAPTQAATVQKLLERLESKEWVERRRDEPVMRFSALGNRDDLIGQRLQSIAEQLCEGSLTPLLTHLVKQERLTNKDRQQLKQLIEDLDSKKKGV, from the coding sequence ATGGCTCGGACGGCTCGGGATGTGACGGATGCGGAACTGGCAATCCTGGAACTGTTGTGGGCGAACGGCCCGTGCAGCGTTCGCCAACTGGCGGAAATCCAACAGCAGGCGGGAGCCCCGACGCAGGCCGCCACCGTGCAGAAGTTGCTGGAACGACTGGAAAGCAAGGAGTGGGTGGAGCGCCGGCGGGACGAACCGGTGATGCGATTCTCTGCCCTGGGAAATCGCGACGATCTGATCGGCCAACGGCTGCAGTCGATCGCCGAGCAGCTTTGTGAAGGATCGCTGACACCTTTGCTGACTCATCTGGTGAAACAAGAACGGCTCACCAATAAGGACCGCCAGCAGCTCAAGCAGTTGATCGAAGATCTCGACAGCAAGAAGAAGGGGGTGTGA
- a CDS encoding alpha/beta hydrolase family protein, with protein MKPLSLPLFGLLFVVFAARADDPSRVLPAGEKSTHQRTELVDLYKNYFPFTPPATKQEWEKRRDFVRTQVLVANGLYPLPEKTPLNPVVHGKVDREEYTVEKVYFASLPGHYVTGNLYRPKTRGKHPGVLCPHGHWADARLMVEPDAVAKKQIDSNAEKYMPNAKQFLQAKCAQLARMGCIVFHYDMVGSAESKAIPHREGFKDVQAELWQQNFMGLQTWNSIRCLDFLETLPDVDMKRIGVTGASGGGTQTFLLGAVDDRVSCIFPAVMVSTAMQGGCVCENCSLLRVNTGNIELAGIFAPKPMAMSGANDWTKEIETKGYPELKQLYKLYGAEEKVFARAWPEFPHNYNLHARELMYSWFSKYLLGKDEKIVEKEIVPVAPKDLMCFDAEHPRPKDETNADGVRKWFTEQSKKQLEKMEAKTRLAGLKALVCDQFPTKDELKVVKMFPEEKLADGTRVHKIIVGRKNEKDAIPCVGLVPVGYQGTGVIWVHPKGKASLFDEKGEPVAEVKALLAKQIAVMSFDSFLTGELASDKPYTVDKVYAGFTFGYNRSILANRVHDTLTALSLVKNMIQPKRVFLVGWESAGPQVVIARALAGDAVERTAADLNQFQFEKISAMNDANLLPGALKYGGLSGMLALCVSNELLVYNPSDANVTALAKDAYAAGKTEDLFVVKPEKPEKKDVLSWLTR; from the coding sequence ATGAAGCCACTTTCTCTCCCGCTTTTCGGTCTCTTATTCGTTGTCTTCGCGGCTCGGGCCGACGATCCCTCCCGTGTCCTACCCGCCGGGGAAAAATCTACCCATCAGCGCACCGAACTCGTCGATCTCTACAAGAACTACTTCCCTTTTACTCCCCCGGCCACCAAACAGGAATGGGAAAAGCGCCGGGATTTCGTGCGGACGCAGGTACTGGTAGCCAACGGCCTTTACCCATTACCCGAAAAAACACCGTTGAACCCAGTCGTGCACGGCAAGGTCGATCGCGAGGAATACACCGTCGAAAAAGTCTATTTCGCCAGCCTGCCGGGCCATTATGTAACCGGGAATCTCTATCGTCCGAAAACGCGCGGCAAACACCCCGGTGTACTTTGCCCGCACGGCCACTGGGCCGATGCCCGCCTGATGGTCGAACCGGATGCCGTGGCCAAAAAGCAGATCGACAGCAATGCGGAAAAATATATGCCCAACGCCAAGCAGTTTTTGCAGGCGAAGTGTGCCCAGCTGGCTCGCATGGGTTGCATCGTCTTCCATTACGACATGGTTGGCTCGGCGGAAAGCAAAGCCATCCCGCACCGCGAAGGTTTCAAGGATGTGCAGGCCGAACTCTGGCAGCAGAATTTCATGGGCCTGCAAACCTGGAACAGTATCCGCTGCCTCGATTTCCTCGAAACTCTTCCCGATGTTGACATGAAGCGCATCGGCGTCACCGGCGCCAGCGGCGGCGGCACGCAAACTTTCCTTCTGGGCGCGGTCGATGACCGGGTCAGCTGCATTTTCCCGGCCGTGATGGTCTCCACGGCGATGCAAGGCGGCTGCGTCTGCGAAAATTGCTCTCTTTTGCGAGTGAACACTGGCAACATCGAGTTGGCGGGAATCTTCGCCCCGAAGCCGATGGCCATGAGTGGTGCCAACGACTGGACGAAGGAAATTGAAACCAAAGGTTACCCGGAATTGAAGCAGCTCTATAAGCTCTACGGCGCGGAAGAAAAAGTGTTTGCCCGCGCCTGGCCGGAGTTTCCGCACAACTACAACCTGCATGCCCGCGAACTGATGTATAGCTGGTTCAGCAAATATCTGCTGGGTAAAGACGAGAAGATCGTCGAGAAGGAAATCGTCCCGGTGGCGCCCAAGGACCTGATGTGTTTCGACGCCGAGCATCCTCGGCCCAAGGATGAAACCAATGCCGACGGAGTTCGCAAGTGGTTTACGGAGCAAAGCAAAAAGCAGCTGGAGAAGATGGAGGCGAAAACTCGCCTGGCCGGTCTGAAGGCCTTGGTTTGCGATCAATTTCCCACCAAGGACGAGTTGAAAGTTGTGAAGATGTTTCCTGAGGAGAAGCTCGCCGATGGTACCCGCGTTCACAAGATCATTGTCGGCCGGAAGAATGAAAAAGACGCGATTCCCTGTGTAGGACTGGTGCCGGTCGGCTATCAGGGCACGGGCGTGATCTGGGTGCATCCCAAGGGCAAAGCCAGTTTGTTCGATGAGAAGGGGGAACCGGTGGCTGAGGTGAAAGCCCTGCTAGCGAAGCAGATCGCGGTGATGTCTTTCGACAGTTTCCTGACCGGCGAACTGGCCAGCGATAAACCTTATACGGTGGATAAGGTCTATGCCGGGTTCACCTTCGGTTACAATCGTTCGATACTCGCGAATCGGGTACACGACACTTTGACCGCTCTGAGTCTAGTCAAGAACATGATCCAGCCGAAGCGAGTATTCCTCGTGGGTTGGGAAAGTGCCGGTCCGCAAGTGGTGATCGCCCGGGCGCTGGCGGGGGATGCCGTCGAGCGCACCGCCGCCGATCTGAATCAGTTCCAGTTCGAGAAGATCTCGGCCATGAACGATGCCAACCTGCTGCCCGGCGCTTTGAAATACGGCGGCCTGAGTGGCATGTTGGCGCTCTGTGTTTCGAATGAGCTGCTCGTATATAACCCGTCGGATGCAAACGTGACCGCGTTGGCGAAGGATGCCTACGCCGCGGGCAAAACCGAGGATCTGTTTGTCGTTAAGCCAGAAAAGCCGGAGAAAAAAGACGTGCTGTCGTGGTTGACGAGGTAG
- a CDS encoding 3'-5' exonuclease family protein: MPQTEIYISTDIETDGPIPGPNSMLSFGSAAFAADKTLLGTFEANLATLPGAVEDPTTKEWWNTQPEAWAACHTNLQEPDAAMKSYVNWVKSLPGKPVFVAYPAGFDFLFMYWYMIRFAGESPFSFSALDIKSYAMAVLKCDYKKAVKKNMPKHWFENQPHNHKALEDAIGQGILFCNLLAANR; this comes from the coding sequence GTGCCTCAAACAGAAATTTACATTAGCACGGACATTGAAACCGATGGGCCCATCCCGGGTCCCAATTCCATGCTCAGTTTCGGCTCGGCGGCTTTTGCAGCGGATAAGACCCTCCTGGGTACTTTTGAAGCGAACCTGGCGACACTTCCGGGAGCCGTCGAGGATCCCACCACAAAAGAATGGTGGAATACTCAGCCGGAAGCCTGGGCCGCCTGTCATACCAATCTGCAAGAACCCGACGCGGCGATGAAATCCTACGTGAATTGGGTGAAAAGCCTTCCTGGCAAGCCGGTTTTCGTGGCTTACCCAGCGGGCTTCGATTTTCTGTTCATGTATTGGTACATGATTCGATTCGCCGGAGAATCGCCCTTCTCCTTTTCAGCACTGGATATCAAGAGTTACGCGATGGCCGTGCTCAAATGCGACTATAAGAAAGCAGTAAAGAAAAATATGCCCAAACATTGGTTCGAGAACCAGCCGCACAACCACAAGGCCCTTGAGGATGCTATTGGTCAAGGAATTCTCTTCTGCAATCTGCTTGCGGCGAATCGCTGA
- a CDS encoding M56 family metallopeptidase has translation MNSLIELQLRNALAASLLAVIVWGVCRFVKRPAVQHTLWMLVLLRLFMPPIWAVELPHWPTREPEVLAKVKPPEIPVEKPVQNTEPDPRDLIEPNLAANTNIPTLPETAFDQQESILPDVTAATSVPQVAEEKPALVLAEPQESTPRISFTLWDQILTIWLAGFLILLTLGLYRVLQFQRLLRLAEPADGDLHARLDRLAAQLRLRNTPPILMVAGTLPPMLWQGKIIFPRQLKALLSPAECDAVLLHELAHLSRGDGWVRYLEWTASLVYWWFPLVRFIRKQLRAAEELSCDEVVIARLPERKAYATALVETAGFLNGPCLAVPQLASGAGPVLSLQRRIVMIMQSNNRRRSRTAWLFSLALGVGGLTLSPIYAQQPAPAAPSGIPATRAEAPSDPRAKEQSTEDRIRETDNRIRDLQRQLAEEQRKLAQERAQKPKGTPEEIEKARKELTEIQTTLREMNQKMIKAMNHLMELEGRSGAAGGFAFGGGTAGGGGFGGSFGGFRGPGDGGFGGPGGGFGGLGGGGGGGGGGFGGGAIGGRNTGGSTGPTPPAPPAATTPAPGGRLGGPGGPPGMTGPGASGAPSMGGPGGFAGPGAPSADANPDAFGQPSSTRRASSPENARVQSELAQMKKEMSDLRNMMMEMREMLKAKKP, from the coding sequence ATGAACTCGCTCATCGAACTTCAGCTTCGTAATGCCCTGGCGGCCAGCCTCCTGGCTGTGATTGTCTGGGGGGTCTGCCGGTTCGTCAAGCGACCGGCGGTACAGCACACACTCTGGATGCTGGTGCTGTTGCGCTTATTCATGCCTCCGATCTGGGCGGTGGAACTGCCGCACTGGCCGACTCGCGAACCGGAGGTGTTGGCGAAAGTGAAACCGCCGGAAATTCCGGTGGAGAAGCCGGTTCAGAATACGGAACCCGATCCCAGGGATCTGATCGAACCGAACTTGGCCGCGAACACCAATATTCCCACGCTCCCGGAAACGGCCTTCGATCAACAAGAATCGATACTCCCCGACGTTACGGCTGCCACGTCGGTGCCCCAGGTGGCCGAGGAAAAGCCAGCCCTCGTGCTCGCTGAGCCCCAGGAAAGCACTCCCCGAATCTCTTTTACCCTGTGGGATCAGATCCTGACGATCTGGCTGGCCGGTTTTTTGATTCTGCTGACTTTGGGTTTATATAGGGTGCTGCAGTTTCAACGGCTCTTGCGGCTTGCTGAACCGGCCGATGGCGATCTTCACGCCCGGCTCGATCGTCTGGCCGCGCAATTACGGCTACGTAACACACCGCCGATTCTGATGGTAGCCGGGACGCTGCCGCCGATGCTCTGGCAGGGGAAGATTATTTTCCCTCGCCAACTGAAGGCTCTCTTATCCCCGGCCGAGTGTGACGCGGTTCTGCTGCACGAACTGGCGCACCTGTCGCGCGGTGATGGCTGGGTGCGCTATCTGGAATGGACGGCTTCCCTCGTCTATTGGTGGTTCCCCTTGGTGCGGTTTATCCGCAAGCAGCTGAGGGCGGCCGAGGAACTCAGTTGCGATGAAGTGGTGATCGCCCGCTTGCCCGAACGAAAAGCTTACGCCACCGCGCTGGTGGAAACGGCTGGTTTTCTGAACGGTCCGTGTCTCGCTGTGCCGCAGTTGGCCAGTGGCGCGGGTCCGGTTCTTTCTCTCCAACGGAGGATCGTGATGATTATGCAAAGTAATAACCGTCGGCGCAGCCGAACGGCCTGGTTGTTCAGTTTGGCTCTGGGAGTGGGAGGGTTAACCCTTTCACCCATCTATGCCCAGCAGCCTGCGCCGGCAGCACCGTCCGGTATTCCGGCCACCCGGGCGGAAGCTCCCTCCGATCCGAGAGCGAAAGAACAATCGACGGAAGATCGAATCCGCGAGACAGATAATCGAATCCGCGATCTTCAAAGACAGCTGGCTGAAGAACAGCGAAAATTAGCTCAAGAACGGGCGCAAAAACCGAAAGGCACGCCGGAAGAGATCGAAAAAGCCCGGAAGGAACTGACGGAAATCCAGACGACACTGCGTGAGATGAATCAAAAAATGATCAAAGCTATGAATCATCTCATGGAATTGGAAGGTCGATCCGGTGCTGCGGGTGGCTTTGCCTTCGGCGGTGGAACTGCTGGTGGAGGAGGTTTTGGTGGTAGTTTCGGTGGCTTCCGCGGTCCGGGCGATGGCGGCTTCGGCGGTCCGGGCGGTGGCTTCGGTGGTCTGGGCGGAGGTGGCGGCGGTGGCGGCGGTGGCTTCGGCGGTGGTGCGATAGGGGGTAGGAACACGGGTGGGAGTACAGGCCCAACTCCACCGGCGCCTCCCGCTGCCACTACTCCAGCCCCGGGCGGACGTTTGGGCGGACCAGGCGGTCCTCCCGGCATGACCGGTCCTGGAGCATCGGGAGCTCCCAGCATGGGGGGACCAGGCGGGTTCGCGGGGCCAGGTGCCCCTTCCGCGGACGCCAACCCCGATGCGTTCGGGCAACCGAGCAGTACTCGACGTGCGAGTTCTCCCGAGAATGCTCGCGTTCAAAGCGAATTAGCCCAAATGAAGAAGGAAATGAGCGATCTTCGCAATATGATGATGGAAATGCGCGAAATGCTCAAAGCGAAGAAGCCTTAA
- a CDS encoding PQQ-binding-like beta-propeller repeat protein, giving the protein MKLGRLVVSLASTLGITGLALAADWPQWRGPNRDGISEEKHLLKEWPKAGPKLLWKFDKAGTGHGSVSVAKGFVYLMGSDDVDTGKDEYVLCLNEKTGKEVWKHALGTTDGKYNFGYGNGPRGTPTVDGDKLYVLGAKGDLVCLNTKDGSPVWNKNLVKDFGGGIPTWGYAESPLIDGDKVVLTPGGGKGAVVALNKTTGETIWACKELKDGAGYSSIIIADVDGVKQYIQQSMESSFGVRASDGKLLWQQKNLGRRTAVIPTPVYYDHHVFCTTGYQVGCELIKLSKDGDGTKAEKVYANKAMINHHGGVVRVNDKIYGFNDKGGIWECLDFLKESEEPVWSSKKLGKGCITYANGNFILQAEDKGTIVMIEASPKGWIEKGRFELPQLTSLAHKGGKNWPHPVVANGKLFVRNYDLIYCYDISGTN; this is encoded by the coding sequence ATGAAACTGGGTCGATTAGTAGTCAGTCTGGCAAGTACGCTGGGAATCACGGGTCTTGCGCTAGCGGCCGACTGGCCGCAGTGGCGCGGCCCCAACCGCGATGGCATTTCCGAAGAAAAGCATCTGCTGAAAGAATGGCCCAAAGCCGGCCCGAAGCTGCTGTGGAAATTCGATAAAGCCGGCACCGGGCATGGCAGCGTTTCGGTCGCCAAAGGGTTCGTTTACCTGATGGGCAGCGACGATGTCGATACCGGCAAAGATGAATACGTCCTTTGCCTGAATGAAAAAACCGGCAAGGAAGTCTGGAAGCACGCGCTGGGCACCACCGACGGGAAGTATAACTTCGGTTACGGCAACGGCCCGCGCGGCACCCCCACGGTTGACGGCGATAAACTCTACGTGCTGGGTGCCAAGGGAGACCTGGTCTGCCTGAACACCAAAGACGGCAGCCCGGTTTGGAATAAGAACCTGGTGAAGGATTTTGGCGGCGGCATACCAACTTGGGGCTACGCGGAATCGCCGCTGATCGATGGCGATAAAGTGGTCCTTACCCCCGGCGGCGGCAAAGGCGCGGTAGTTGCCTTGAACAAAACGACCGGGGAGACGATCTGGGCCTGCAAGGAACTCAAGGACGGTGCGGGCTACTCTTCGATCATCATCGCCGATGTGGATGGTGTGAAACAGTACATTCAGCAGTCGATGGAAAGCTCCTTCGGCGTCCGTGCCTCGGACGGCAAGCTACTCTGGCAGCAGAAGAATCTCGGACGGCGGACCGCCGTGATCCCCACACCGGTGTATTACGATCATCACGTCTTCTGCACGACCGGTTACCAGGTCGGTTGTGAATTGATCAAGCTCAGCAAGGACGGCGACGGTACCAAGGCCGAGAAGGTCTACGCCAACAAAGCGATGATCAACCATCATGGCGGCGTGGTTCGAGTGAATGACAAGATCTACGGTTTCAACGATAAAGGAGGCATCTGGGAGTGCCTGGATTTCCTGAAGGAATCTGAAGAGCCGGTCTGGAGTTCGAAGAAACTCGGTAAGGGTTGCATCACTTACGCCAATGGAAATTTCATTCTGCAGGCCGAGGATAAAGGAACGATTGTGATGATCGAGGCCTCACCGAAAGGCTGGATTGAGAAGGGGCGCTTTGAATTGCCGCAATTGACTTCTCTGGCCCACAAGGGTGGCAAGAACTGGCCGCATCCGGTAGTGGCTAATGGAAAACTGTTCGTACGCAACTACGATCTGATTTACTGCTACGACATTAGTGGGACGAACTAG
- a CDS encoding sigma-70 family RNA polymerase sigma factor: protein MTPILKSLIHSLRADLEMKAAAVTDAQLLERYVQNRDSLAFDLLFWRHAPMVYGVCNRLLPNPAEAEDACQAVFVILSRKANILHRGSNLAGWLHRIAYRVAFNVRRGQKRRSSHEQKAARSEVIHCDPLQAAISREILQILDAEITRLPSRYRDPLVLCELEGRSREAAACELKIPVGTLDSRLSRARERLRTRLKVVALPSLLASTIPNTINASAILAPALSSTVLPLAGGVGALAFKKSLAFIAASVLLVSGTVYNTLNSQQPEKEKPSEKAVQKPLEMPPEKNYIDPEGAPLPPGALVRLGTQRFRHAGEVVALAYSPDSKMLASASLDPKDSTVRIWDSEKGKELLRIQQPSEPRSQGVLSSKEISLGFSQDNKKLFIADQKAIRIWNIEEQKEIANFDLRLDPKLSHRLVAVKITPNGKNAIYIWQNESIELRSLTDGKVIHRVATITDSREIELAFTTKGDRFVFAGKPDKSIQIFEVATLRNIGTIPAPVDSLYRVRFLDDGQNLVLLTGRNENFVRNVEIIDIHSKKMLRSAKVDTYASCIDVSPDGKLIVVGNGQGNFIEIVDAVSLNKIGRLHSFHYQQDLVFSPNGSSLTGIIFGSSTISLWDLSTRNYLPNSPEQRDFFESLFSSDGKSLILTRSHFLTSIDWRTGKTISRTKEPNYEFGASITYSADCKLKVFNKQMDKSSSQSPNTLLIAEASTGKVLHELVGHKDYPFQKSFSADGSRLATGGLDKAIFIWDVKSGKQIAHFTPDQLNGFEKFLLSNDGRKLITNRYQENQKHYEISVWDVENTKKILAITDPTLIYRQLAISPGGSYLACNSASTNPASSEGNSNPCSVTIWSLAKGERFQTLPSHSQLFGNPGIWIGFSPNGKLLATGDADGHLRLWEVATGKEMFAFEGHKTSVSGNFSPDGKLLVAASEDAPCYIWEVIPTQPLKCDPEQSFKDLGDEDAKKAFQAIRALASNPNLALEVIRKNLKPLPAPDPKQVENWIKDLDSNRFAAREKATAELVKIADRIPKELSKAEQIVGVEGRGRLKTILESIGTPSPEYLKQLRAVQVFDYIGTPEAKKLAETFR from the coding sequence ATGACGCCGATTCTTAAGTCGCTGATTCATTCGCTGCGTGCCGATCTTGAAATGAAAGCGGCGGCGGTAACCGATGCGCAACTGCTCGAGCGTTACGTGCAAAATCGCGACTCCCTGGCTTTCGACCTGCTTTTCTGGCGACATGCGCCGATGGTGTACGGCGTCTGCAACCGGTTGCTCCCGAACCCGGCGGAAGCCGAAGATGCTTGCCAGGCCGTGTTTGTGATCCTGTCTAGAAAAGCCAATATTTTGCATCGCGGTTCTAATCTGGCGGGTTGGCTCCATCGCATTGCCTACCGGGTGGCTTTCAATGTACGGCGCGGTCAAAAACGCCGGTCGAGTCATGAACAGAAGGCGGCGAGATCGGAAGTAATTCACTGCGATCCCTTGCAGGCCGCGATCTCTCGGGAAATCCTTCAAATCCTGGATGCCGAAATTACCCGTTTGCCTTCTCGCTACCGCGATCCTCTGGTGTTATGCGAACTCGAGGGGCGTTCTCGGGAAGCGGCGGCCTGCGAGCTCAAAATTCCGGTGGGCACTTTGGATTCAAGATTGTCCCGGGCCCGGGAACGCTTGCGTACGCGACTTAAAGTGGTTGCTCTGCCTTCGCTACTGGCTTCCACTATTCCCAACACTATCAATGCTTCGGCGATTCTTGCACCCGCATTATCCTCGACGGTTTTGCCACTCGCGGGAGGTGTGGGAGCGCTCGCTTTCAAGAAGAGCCTGGCCTTCATCGCGGCCAGCGTCTTATTGGTCTCGGGAACAGTTTACAACACCCTAAACTCGCAACAACCGGAGAAGGAAAAGCCCTCTGAGAAGGCCGTGCAGAAGCCGTTGGAGATGCCGCCGGAAAAGAATTACATCGATCCCGAAGGCGCGCCGTTGCCGCCGGGGGCTCTCGTGCGCCTAGGAACGCAGAGATTTCGGCATGCGGGAGAGGTTGTAGCGCTGGCCTATTCTCCCGATAGCAAGATGCTGGCTTCGGCCTCGCTAGATCCTAAGGATTCTACGGTTCGCATTTGGGATAGTGAAAAAGGGAAGGAATTGCTTCGTATCCAACAACCGTCTGAACCCCGATCCCAGGGAGTACTATCCTCAAAAGAGATTTCGCTCGGTTTTTCGCAGGATAACAAGAAGCTTTTCATAGCAGACCAAAAGGCAATTAGAATTTGGAACATCGAAGAGCAGAAAGAAATCGCTAATTTTGATTTGCGACTCGATCCCAAATTATCGCACCGTTTAGTCGCTGTTAAAATCACTCCGAATGGCAAGAATGCTATTTATATCTGGCAGAATGAATCGATCGAACTGCGATCTTTAACCGACGGTAAAGTCATTCATAGAGTTGCCACTATTACGGACTCCCGTGAAATCGAACTCGCATTCACAACCAAAGGTGATCGATTTGTATTCGCTGGTAAGCCAGACAAATCCATTCAGATATTCGAAGTAGCTACCCTAAGAAATATCGGAACTATTCCGGCGCCGGTAGACTCTCTATATCGGGTCCGTTTTCTCGATGATGGCCAAAACCTCGTTTTACTCACAGGTCGAAACGAAAATTTCGTTCGAAATGTCGAGATCATCGACATTCATTCTAAAAAAATGCTCCGCTCGGCCAAAGTCGATACTTATGCGAGTTGTATAGACGTTTCTCCCGATGGAAAGTTGATTGTTGTGGGGAACGGACAAGGTAATTTCATTGAAATAGTTGATGCGGTCAGTCTAAATAAAATCGGTAGATTACACTCTTTCCACTATCAGCAAGACCTCGTTTTCTCTCCAAACGGGAGCAGTTTGACAGGTATAATTTTTGGCAGTAGTACTATTAGTCTCTGGGATTTAAGTACTAGAAACTATTTACCTAATTCACCCGAACAGCGGGACTTCTTTGAAAGTCTTTTTTCGTCTGATGGAAAGTCACTCATACTCACCAGATCGCACTTTCTAACAAGTATCGACTGGCGAACAGGAAAAACAATTAGCAGAACCAAAGAGCCGAACTACGAATTCGGAGCGTCCATTACGTACTCAGCAGATTGCAAATTAAAAGTCTTCAACAAACAAATGGATAAGAGTTCATCTCAGTCGCCAAATACGCTTCTAATTGCCGAGGCCAGCACTGGCAAAGTGCTTCACGAGTTAGTGGGCCACAAGGATTATCCATTTCAAAAATCATTCTCGGCGGATGGATCGAGATTGGCTACCGGTGGGCTAGACAAGGCGATTTTCATTTGGGATGTTAAATCGGGAAAACAAATTGCCCATTTTACACCAGACCAACTGAATGGATTTGAAAAATTTCTTCTTTCGAACGATGGAAGGAAATTGATTACAAATCGGTATCAAGAAAATCAGAAACACTATGAGATAAGTGTCTGGGATGTCGAGAACACAAAAAAAATTCTAGCTATTACCGACCCTACGCTGATCTATCGCCAACTTGCAATCTCCCCGGGTGGGTCGTACCTAGCCTGTAATAGTGCATCAACTAATCCCGCTTCAAGTGAAGGCAACTCGAATCCCTGCTCAGTGACTATCTGGAGCCTAGCCAAAGGAGAAAGATTTCAAACTCTTCCCAGTCATAGCCAGCTTTTTGGTAATCCTGGAATCTGGATTGGATTTTCACCAAACGGAAAATTGCTCGCAACCGGTGATGCTGACGGTCATTTACGACTCTGGGAAGTCGCTACTGGAAAAGAAATGTTCGCATTCGAAGGTCATAAGACCTCTGTCTCCGGAAATTTCTCGCCTGACGGAAAACTCCTGGTCGCTGCCAGCGAAGACGCCCCCTGCTATATCTGGGAAGTCATTCCCACCCAGCCTTTGAAGTGCGACCCGGAACAATCGTTCAAAGACTTAGGTGATGAAGATGCTAAGAAAGCCTTCCAGGCCATTCGCGCTTTGGCTTCTAATCCCAATTTGGCTCTGGAAGTTATCCGGAAGAATTTGAAGCCACTTCCCGCACCCGATCCGAAACAGGTGGAAAACTGGATCAAAGATCTCGATTCCAACAGGTTCGCGGCACGGGAAAAAGCGACCGCCGAGCTAGTGAAGATTGCCGACAGAATACCTAAAGAGTTGTCTAAGGCCGAGCAGATCGTCGGGGTCGAAGGACGTGGCCGTCTTAAAACGATTTTGGAAAGCATCGGCACCCCATCCCCAGAGTATTTGAAGCAACTCCGGGCCGTACAGGTGTTCGATTACATCGGTACTCCCGAGGCCAAGAAGCTCGCCGAGACGTTCCGATAA